A region from the Oceanidesulfovibrio marinus genome encodes:
- a CDS encoding tripartite tricarboxylate transporter TctB family protein, producing the protein MINARKRILETTVMFVIPVVALHMLDDISINDVKTFPKYICYGMLFLAVINVIQLVVYLNKIRPIQWPTSLRWSSPFKGGPIPFPTRRVVISLVLMTAYIFTMETIGFYLAGFLYFLLILLALDPAKPSLASTGKKALYALIFMAVIYLLFSEMLGVVIPSGIAL; encoded by the coding sequence ATGATAAACGCACGCAAACGCATTCTCGAAACAACCGTCATGTTCGTCATACCGGTGGTTGCCCTCCATATGCTGGATGACATTTCCATAAATGATGTCAAGACCTTCCCGAAGTACATTTGCTACGGGATGCTGTTCCTGGCCGTCATCAACGTCATCCAGCTTGTGGTCTACCTGAACAAGATCAGACCCATACAATGGCCCACCTCCCTGCGCTGGTCGTCGCCTTTCAAGGGCGGTCCCATTCCCTTCCCGACACGGCGCGTTGTCATCTCCCTGGTCCTTATGACCGCCTACATATTCACCATGGAGACGATCGGATTCTACCTCGCCGGGTTCCTGTACTTCCTGCTGATCCTGCTCGCCCTTGATCCGGCGAAGCCGTCACTGGCCAGCACAGGGAAAAAAGCACTCTACGCGCTTATTTTCATGGCGGTGATCTACCTTCTCTTCAGTGAAATGCTCGGTGTGGTCATCCCGAGTGGAATAGCACTGTAA
- a CDS encoding tripartite tricarboxylate transporter substrate binding protein produces MKKLLFSLCLLVLALCGFSGPAFGAYPDKPLSMVVTYPPGGATDFQARIVTTLASDEKFFGQPIVVINKPGAGGRVGWNWFAEKAPTDGYWLSTYNAPHFIAQSLVYKASRFSMESFEPVATWGADPAVLIVPKDSPFKTVKDLVDFAKANPGKVTVNGAGLYVGHHIAMLQLAKAAGIELTYVPEQGGTPALQSVMSGKVMAGFNNLADAFRNRENVNILAIADLQRHPYIEDVPTFIEEGIEVDNSSVNYRGIILPKGVDQETIDACEKALVAMFNTPKVKDLMAQSGSPLLVLNRQQTIELFAKVKKNLQELLKDIKQ; encoded by the coding sequence ATGAAAAAGTTATTATTCTCGCTATGCCTTCTGGTTCTGGCACTCTGCGGCTTCTCTGGCCCTGCCTTCGGCGCATACCCGGACAAGCCCCTCTCCATGGTCGTGACCTACCCGCCCGGAGGCGCCACAGACTTCCAGGCCCGTATCGTGACAACCCTGGCCTCGGACGAGAAGTTCTTTGGTCAGCCAATCGTGGTGATCAACAAGCCCGGTGCGGGCGGCCGAGTCGGCTGGAACTGGTTCGCCGAAAAAGCGCCCACCGACGGTTACTGGCTGAGCACCTACAACGCCCCGCACTTCATCGCCCAGAGTCTTGTCTACAAGGCCTCGCGGTTTTCCATGGAAAGCTTCGAGCCCGTGGCCACCTGGGGGGCTGATCCGGCCGTGTTGATCGTACCCAAGGACAGCCCCTTCAAGACCGTGAAGGACCTTGTCGATTTCGCCAAGGCCAACCCTGGCAAGGTCACCGTGAACGGCGCCGGTCTCTATGTCGGTCACCACATCGCCATGTTGCAGCTGGCCAAGGCCGCAGGCATCGAGCTGACCTACGTTCCTGAGCAGGGAGGCACCCCGGCTCTGCAGAGCGTCATGAGCGGCAAGGTCATGGCCGGTTTCAACAATCTCGCCGACGCCTTCCGCAACCGCGAAAACGTGAACATCCTGGCGATCGCCGACCTGCAGCGCCATCCCTATATCGAGGACGTACCCACGTTCATCGAGGAAGGAATCGAAGTAGACAACTCGAGTGTGAACTATCGCGGCATCATTCTGCCCAAGGGTGTCGACCAGGAGACCATCGACGCTTGCGAGAAGGCGCTCGTCGCCATGTTCAACACCCCCAAGGTCAAGGATCTCATGGCCCAGAGCGGTAGCCCGTTGCTTGTTCTCAATCGCCAGCAAACGATCGAGCTGTTTGCCAAGGTGAAGAAGAACCTTCAGGAGCTTCTGAAGGACATCAAGCAATAG
- the phnX gene encoding phosphonoacetaldehyde hydrolase yields MNNCSCSPLKAVVLDWAGTSVDYGCLGPVMAFQEVFRSRFIEPTVEEVRVHMGMDKLEHFKAISAMPRIRKLWAAIFGKEPAEADFDAMNRHFEEVRTNTLHEHSQLVPGLIDTVSALRGMGLRIGSTTGYNARVADLIRSEAARHGYWPDCLVSSSDVPSGRPNPWMCFRNAMELGTYPMSAMVKVGDTAFDVLEGLNAGMWAVAVTTSGNEMGLSLDEIQAMDSAEVTRRQRSIRRRMESIGAHFVITDIQELVPVLEKINQLLNEGISPDDYLAWLQAVRAEHNNTTETNVCSPSLRARKWPQARSS; encoded by the coding sequence ATGAATAACTGCAGTTGCAGCCCGTTGAAGGCCGTGGTTCTGGACTGGGCCGGCACTTCCGTGGACTACGGTTGCCTTGGGCCGGTCATGGCATTTCAAGAGGTTTTCCGTTCGCGCTTCATCGAGCCGACCGTCGAGGAAGTCCGCGTCCATATGGGTATGGACAAGCTCGAACACTTCAAGGCCATCAGCGCCATGCCCCGCATCCGGAAGCTGTGGGCTGCCATTTTCGGGAAGGAGCCGGCAGAGGCCGACTTTGACGCCATGAACAGGCATTTCGAAGAGGTCAGGACAAACACCCTCCACGAGCACTCCCAGCTGGTTCCCGGACTGATCGATACCGTCTCCGCCCTGCGCGGCATGGGCCTGCGCATCGGGTCCACCACAGGCTACAACGCCCGGGTCGCCGACCTCATACGATCCGAGGCCGCCCGACACGGCTACTGGCCCGATTGCCTGGTCAGCTCCTCCGATGTGCCCTCGGGGCGGCCCAATCCGTGGATGTGCTTCCGCAACGCCATGGAGCTCGGGACATATCCGATGTCGGCCATGGTCAAGGTCGGAGATACGGCCTTTGATGTGCTGGAAGGGCTCAATGCGGGCATGTGGGCTGTGGCTGTGACGACCTCCGGCAACGAAATGGGCCTGTCACTGGACGAAATCCAGGCCATGGACTCTGCCGAAGTCACCCGCCGCCAGCGCTCTATACGCAGGCGCATGGAATCCATCGGAGCGCATTTCGTCATTACGGATATTCAGGAGCTGGTGCCTGTCCTGGAAAAAATCAACCAGCTCTTGAACGAGGGAATCAGCCCGGACGACTACCTCGCATGGCTGCAAGCCGTTCGTGCGGAACACAACAACACCACGGAGACCAATGTATGTTCACCATCGTTGCGCGCGAGGAAATGGCCGCAGGCACGGTCATCCTGA